The following coding sequences lie in one Alicyclobacillus curvatus genomic window:
- a CDS encoding IS3 family transposase, whose protein sequence is MLQVFRSGYYAWLTRPESERKKRRRMITRRVHEIFVSSRRLYGSPKIIRVLRDEGIRVGKKTVAGIMRENKLRSRTVRKYKATTNSKHNHPAHDNVLNQTFQAERPNEVWMADITYVWTTEGWLYLASITDLFTRKIVGWRAGSRMTKELVIEALEQAYERENPEGGVLHHSDRGSQYASKEYQDKLREYNMVGSMSRKGNCWDNACIESFHSVIKRELIHLENYTTRAHAQRDIWEYIEIWYNRRRIHSSIGYRTPAQFGAPYYQYKEIMASSQ, encoded by the coding sequence GTGCTGCAGGTTTTTCGAAGCGGTTACTATGCATGGTTGACTCGCCCAGAGAGCGAGCGTAAAAAGCGGCGACGCATGATTACCCGACGAGTCCATGAAATCTTTGTATCCTCTCGCCGTTTGTACGGGAGTCCGAAGATTATTCGGGTGCTTCGAGATGAGGGAATACGGGTTGGTAAGAAGACGGTCGCTGGTATCATGCGAGAGAATAAACTGAGAAGCCGTACTGTTCGCAAATACAAAGCAACCACCAATTCAAAACATAACCATCCTGCACATGACAATGTGCTTAATCAGACGTTTCAAGCAGAGCGTCCCAATGAGGTCTGGATGGCTGACATCACCTACGTGTGGACAACTGAAGGCTGGCTCTACCTTGCGAGTATCACGGACTTATTCACACGCAAGATTGTTGGCTGGAGAGCGGGTTCACGGATGACGAAGGAGCTTGTCATCGAAGCTCTTGAACAGGCTTATGAGCGTGAGAACCCTGAAGGCGGTGTATTGCACCACTCAGACCGTGGCAGCCAATACGCATCAAAGGAATATCAGGACAAGCTAAGAGAATACAACATGGTCGGCAGCATGAGCCGCAAAGGCAACTGTTGGGATAATGCGTGCATCGAATCTTTCCACAGTGTGATCAAGCGAGAGCTGATACACCTGGAGAACTACACAACACGAGCTCACGCACAACGAGATATCTGGGAATACATTGAAATCTGGTACAACCGGAGGCGGATCCACTCCTCCATCGGCTACCGAACACCAGCTCAATTTGGAGCTCCATACTACCAATACAAGGAAATTATGGCGTCAAGTCAATGA
- a CDS encoding adhesin translates to MMQITDAGKTYVGGLWKEHNAEGIRVIFAGAGCCGPKIGLSLDEPHDDDIVQIINGIKVAIENRVVPHTTSLT, encoded by the coding sequence ATGATGCAAATTACGGATGCGGGAAAAACGTATGTAGGCGGGTTATGGAAAGAACATAACGCAGAAGGCATTCGCGTAATTTTTGCTGGGGCGGGCTGTTGTGGTCCGAAAATTGGGTTGTCGCTTGATGAACCGCATGATGATGACATTGTCCAAATCATTAACGGAATCAAGGTTGCCATCGAAAATCGTGTCGTGCCACATACGACTAGTCTTACATGA